The segment TCAATGCAATATTTTGTTTAATTCTATTCTTTATACTATATGGAGCGCTGACTGTGGTTTGATTAACTGTTATCTTATCTCCGACAGCTTTTAACCTGGAGACCTGCAGACTGATGATCAACATGCTGGATGTATCCTTGACTAACCAGTCAGTACAGACACACGGGTTGTTAAAATACTATGGTCACACTAGCTACCAGTACAATAATATGAGGTGGAATATGCATAAGTGACAGTGTTTTGTGCGCTGAGAGTTTGCAGAAAGTCCTCTTACATTGTGTTCCACAGCAATGTCTTGAATTTGAAAAAAAACTACTAGATAAATCAGGACAATAAAATCAGGACATTGAAATTATTCAGAAAACCTTTAGCCGTCTATATTCATGTTTGAGGTTAGAGGTAAGGTTGCGAGGTCACTGCTGTTTCTGTTCCTTGACTGAAGCAACCCCTCAGAGAGACATGTCCTGTACTATGGGCTTCAATGAGTTCAAGGAGCTGTGGACAGTGCTCAACGGCTGGAAACAACACTTCATGTCCATTGACCGTGACCAGAGTGGGACCGTGGACCCCCAGGAGATGCACCAGGCAGTCACTTCTATGGGTACGTACAAGCACAAAGGGTGTATTTGTTtatacagtgggctccaaaattactggtacccctgactggcaatgcacaaacaatacttaaaAAAGTATAAACATACagaaatactgtactatattaatgttccaATGGAACCCAGCAAAATCATTTATTGATTTAATAAAAAATCAATGTCCTCCAAATCATTGTTTCACAATTAATGGCACCCTTAAAGATTATTGTAAATAACATCTACCAAAATTAAACCAGGAATTAAATTCCACTTATTTAAGTTTATCTAAGCCTTAAGGAACTATATTGAGCCATTACATCACTTCTTGTTTCACtagggtataaaaatgaggtaacacgcATGCAAAAGCTCTTTGTCATCCAACACCatgaagaaaagaaaaaaactggcagttcaaaagagacagatggtcgtagaccttcataaatctggtaatggctacaagaagatccacaaacaatgtaatataccactgagcactgtcagggcaattatttaaaaaattaaaagATATGGAACCGTTGAAAACCTAACGGGCAGAGGATGCAAATGCATTTTGCCCcccaggatagggaggaggatggtgagagaagcaACAAAATCCCCAAGAATCACTGTGAAAGAATTGCAGGCCTTGGTGGCGTCTTGGGGTTTCACAAAGCACCATCAGACGCCACCTCCACAACCATaggctctttggaagggttgccagaagaaagccctttctgaccccaagacacagacgcaagcgcttggagtttgccaaacataatttaaattatgactggaagaaggtgctctggtcagatgagacccaaattgaacgttttggtcagatacagcatcggcatgtttggcgtcgaaacagagatgcatacaaggagAAGCACCTCATAGCCATGGTGAAATATCATGGTGGCAGTGGCGGTTCTAGATacattttactaggggggccaaggaggggccagtgtttaatcaggggggcacacataaaaaaactggcaacacatgatattcaaagattataaactttattttactttaaaatcatatgacatttattataacacgtattttgtacaagagtgcagatgcaagagagatagtgccataaaaatgaaaaaataaataaattaaaaaaaattaaaagtacagggtacaaatacagggttcatattcaatgtgaacaaaactccaggatacaacaaagggtacaacaatgtgccatttcctatttatggaagccccactactgtggacagttgattccacattttgttttaagaaagaaaactttctgagtgatttataaacaaaacacactaccctgtatccatttaggtaaaataaaccaaatcagaaaagaaattcaattcaaagaggctttactagcatgaccatattgacatacagtattgctaaagcacataaacagggaaacgtgttacacattaacatccagtagtccaataggatgcagacaataaacattaagttaacattcgtttaaaagcaacaatcatgtcaacacaatgtagcaatatgaacaacactgatggatatcagcaacaacatgaaaacaagaatattacaggtgtctgtgtgtgtgtgtgtgtctgtgtctttgtgtacttcactgtcagttgatgagcaggtgtacaaaaaaaggctttacaacatatatgggcaagtccatttaggacagcacatttccaccatagttcacattaggaaaaaatgacagcatgaatgctcactaaacaaacatatactacatataccttttatacacattttttttcagtaattttttaagagtgaaagggaagtaagcaatcgctcatcataggatcatacatatttcagttacaatattagttacaatattagtgttagttagatcatcatgtcaaagctggacctgcaaagtctgaacgacacaagtgtgcaatgattggagtgattttgtttctttttttcttgctttgcttgttttcaaaaggaaaaatcatagttggtaaaaaataaaataaactttcgttgaaaggtatcacactgtataatttacaaatatctaaagaggtttagtggatgccataaaacatctgtggagcttgaagatttgtagtacatagatgtttgagagagagagagagagagagagagagagagagagagagagagagagagagagagagagagagagagagagagagagagagagagagagagagagagagagagagagagagagagagagagagagagagagagagagagagagagagagagagagagagagagagagagagagagagagagagagagagagagagagagagagagagagagaggagcagaatggagtgaaaatgagagaggatgagatagagatagatagtgagtagagaggctgtgtcctggagggacgttacatccccctgaggtggctgcaaacccagacagctatggctccatctgctggtatggtcgggaactccacccctctatggccaatcttcccacgcagctgaaacaaatgaggagctgatgagctgaaggttggggaagggaagagacacagtctccaacctggcctctctggaggacaagagtgctgcacgtccacttccatgaggaatataaggatttggagatacttacctttgggaaaaactcacctttggatatatgcacctgtggaaatacgtgagagacatttggaaggactttttgctgggttggccactagctgcaacgtggactacagtaaggctggggaaaagttatctgagcgagtgagaattatgattttggatgtggaagagacatccctgaactgttaacccttaaagagccacaagagaacagaattttgttatattttcgttaatttcccaagacctataataaaatccttgttttgtttgaaccttgtctccttgcactacttgagcaatcccgctgaaagctgtgtagcctctcgtgacgtcacagatggtggagaatacgggtacgctcaagcgttaatagtgcatgtcagaggaggataccgaaggtttgatcacccagttttccaagttggccgtaggctccccgcccgactgaaatggaggacatattgaaagcccttgttgctggccagcaagcccagaggcaagcaaacgtggctctcttggaggagcaaaagaaagccaaccttctgaaggcagaggaattgcagttgcagagacagagggtggtccaaaatacccgcccaataaaggcaagtgactttatatctaagatgggagctaccgatgacattgaggcatacctgcatgcatttgaggccacggccactagggaagcctggcccaagcaacagtgggttggtctgttagccccctttctaaccggggaagcgctgaatgctgtccgggacctgggccctgaccaggttactgactatgatgccctgaagtctgagatcctcagcagatatggactatgcatcccggtacccggaggccattccgctgaggaaggctacatccagacaaatcgccaaggagctgttccgtctctcaactagtctgggaatcccaaaagagatattgacggaccaagggactccattcatgtccagggtgatgaaagaactctgtgctttactgaaaatcaaacagctgagaacctcggtctaccacccccagacagatggcctagtcgaacgttttaacaaaacactaaaatccatgctgcggaaagcggtaggggaagatgggcgcaactgggatcagctgttaccctacatattatttgcggtgagagaggtacctcagtcttctactggtttttcaccctttgagctcttgctttcctacagacccagaggactgctcgacatcgccaaggaggcctgggaggagcagccatgccaacagcggacactgatcgaccatgtcggggctatgagggagagaatgaaggccatctatcccatgatgcgggaacacctggaggccagtcagcggcaacagcaagcctcctacaacagatctgctcaacccagggagtttaagccgggggacagagtgctggtcctggtgccaaccgttgagtgtaaattcctggcaacctggcaaggaccatatgaggtcattgaacgcatgggagaagtaaactacaaggtgaggcaaccagataaaagaaaaactgagcagatttatcatgttaaccttttaaagaagtggcacgccagagaggcgctgttcagctgtctacccccacagagaccaaggaaccggcgcgagaagaggttcagctgggtccaaatctgtccccacatcaacgacagatggccctggaactcgtggagcagaaccaggatgtcttctcctcccttcccggtcacacagaggtggtccaacatgagatccgcaccatgcctggccgaacggtaaaccagcgcccgtaccgcgtgccagaggctcgtaaagtggttatacagaaggaggtaaggaagatgcggggagttgggagtaatcgaagagtcccacagtgcctgggcaagtcccatcgtactagttcccaagccagacggttcagtacgattttgtaatgactatcgaaagttgaatgaagtgtctgaatttgatgcatacccaatgcctcgtgtcgatgatttaatagactccttggggcatgctcgtttcctaaccactcttgatctcacaaaggctactggcaggtgcccctgaccccggcgtctaaggagaagacagcctttgccaccccggaggggctctaccagtatacccgacttccgtttggtctccacggggcacctgccacgttccaacgcctgatggatcgagtccttgcgccccacaagagtgcacagcggcttatttggatgatgttgttatacaaagtccggattgggccagccacataccccgggtacaagcggtgctggattcgctcagggaagcagggctcacggcaaacccgaagaagtgcaagctggccttcagtgagacaaactacctggggtacaccattgggcgggggttggtcaaaccacaggaagccaaactgcgggccatacaggactggccgcagcccatcaccaagaagcaagtaaggtcatttttgggcctcgctggctactatagacgctttattgcagattttgctaccatagctgcaccgttgacggagctgacgaccaaacgccactcacgaatgatggtgaagtggaaccctgcggcggaggcggctttcctcaacctgaagcgagcactctgctccagtccgatcctggtggcaccagacttcaagaaggaattcattgtccaagcggatgcttcggaggtgggtctgggtgctgtcctcacccaggcacatgacggtgaagaacatcccattctctacctaagcagaaagttacttccaagagagaagaactattcaacggtggagaaagaatgtctggctgtagtctgggccctggagtcccttcggttctatctcctgggccgaagtttcatggtggtatctgatcacgcccctctgcagtggatggccaagaacaaggaatcaaacagtagagtaaccagatggtttttgagcttgcaaccgtttaacttttctgttgtccacagggctggcaagcaccacggcaatgcgggacgccctctcccggcgtgatgccttcttcgctgcctttaccccgacgaggacgtcggtcccgaggagggggatgtgtgatgtcacgagaggctgtgtcctggagggacgttacatccccctgaggtggctgcaaacccagacagctatggctccatctgctggtatggtcgggaactccacccctctatggccaatcttcccacgcagctgaaacaaatgaggagctgatgagctgaaggttggggaagggaagagacacagtctccaacctgggctctctggaggacaagagtgctgcacgtccacttccatgaggaatataaggatttggagatacttacctttgggaaaaactcacctttggatatatgcacctgtggaaatacgtgagagacatttggaaggacttttttgctgggttggccactagctgcaacgtggactacagtaaggctggggaaaagttatctgagcgagtgagaattatgattttggatgtggaagagacatccctgaactgttaacccttaaagagccacaagagaacagaattttgttatattttcgttaatttcccaagacctataataaaatccttgttttgtttgaaccttgtctccttgcactacttgagcaatcccgctgaaagctgtgtagcctctcgtgacgtcacaatacatacaaacatacatacactctagtagtgtgtggaactactggtactgtgaggaaaaaaagatagatgatgtaaaatgaaaaataaaacaagcttcagcttcttaagacaaggtgggttcatctaagtagacacatgtaacttcatgtggacaccagactgtctttgtctacacatgtaacttcatatggacaccagactctttgtctacacacgtaacttcatgtggacaccagactaactccattcattttaccggtggtattgagaacagataaacccaccgtgtcttaagaagctcaagcttgttgttttattgttcattATATCTCTTTTTCCTCACAGCGGCACTCATACGCTACTAGCGTATATATCATATAGATACACTACAGCAACAGGATACGGCGGTTGTGCTGTCTGGCAAAACGGTCCACAAATACATCAAGATCCAGAGCCTTGGCCCTTCTGGACTCTATGCTCAGGACACCAAGATCACTGAGTCTCTCATCACTAGTGGTGGACCGCAGGGAAGGTTTTTATCAGTTTCAGTGTGGAGAAACTGCGTTCGCAAGAGGCTGAGCTTACAGGAAGGGTTACAGCAATCTTGCACAGTCTAAAGAGCTCAAAGAAAACTTCCCTGTATGGCTCAATAAAACAAACCAGCTCAACTGTACTGCATGGCTTTTGACTTCACCACTCTGTATTTTTCTGTCCAAAACTCTCTTAAATTGATGGAGCTCATGCCCTAAATCATCAATGTCTGCATTATACAAACGGCCAAATGAAAAAACATTGCTCTCCTTTAAAAAGGTATCACTCTGGGGACTGAGAGACTGTATGCTTCTCATGAGCTCACAGTTTGTATTGGAGAAACGTCTGTTCAACTCATTGAGCATGCTGTCAATTACAGGATAGAAAAATGATGTGAGAAACATATCTTTGTCACGTTctacctccctctgaccaacagtgCTTAGCGTGCAGTAGCCACTGAGTCTAGAGCTCAGCATTTTCTGACGTTTCGCCACTGACCTTGTTGCAGAATCACACTGCTCACAAATATTCAATGCTTCATCCCACAACTCATCAAAGAAAGACTCCTGCCTGTGGTCTTTCAATGTCAGGACTAAAGCATTTACTAAGTCAACAGCACTTGACAGATCAACAGTTTGTGACTGTAACATGTCAGACAATAGCTTTGTCTCCCCAAACAACTTACGCAGAGTAACAAGATGCACAACAAATTCTAGGTCAATTTGAGCAAGAAGACCTCGGGCCTCAACAGTTCTTTCACCATGACGTTCTTGAGCAATCTCTTGCAGTAGTCGTTTAAGGGCAGGTAGAGTGTCCATGATATTACGTAGGGCTAGAAATCGGCATGACCAACGTGTGTCGCTTAAACGTTGCAGCTCTCTGGTTCTGCCATACATTTCTCTTTGGAGAGACAGCCATTTTGGGTGCACATATGAGGAAGAAGTAAACATATAAAGACTCTGTAACAAAGAAAAAAACTCCTCCGTTTCTGGGACACTTTTGACTACATCAACTAACACTAAATTCAGACAATGAGCACTACAATGGACGTAGAAGGCAAATTTAGCCTGTTCTTTGATCCTTGCCTGAACCCCTGAATGCTTACCGCTCATAACGGCAGCGCCATCGTACGCTTGGCCTACGAGGTTATTTTTGTAGTCCAGGCCATAACGTTCCAGTAAGTGTACTATTTTtccagtaagccctgctgcatctaacCTCTCTGCAGATTCAAAATGGAGAAAACTCTCCTTAATGGCCCCATTGTAATAGTACCTGAGTGTGAAGGACATCTGTTCTTTTTTTGAAATATCCTTTGTTTCATCTGCCATGACGCTAAAAACCTCACTTTTCTTCACTTCTTCTATGATTTCAGACCGAACCATTTCTGCCAAACAACCCAAAACCTCATTCTGGATGATCTTGCTTGTGTACTTTGCATTGTGAATGGAAGTTAATCTTCTCTTAACAAGTTGGTCGTGGTTAGCAACTGTGTTAAGAATTTCCCTAAAGTTTCCTTTGTTAGTGGACCCTTCAGATTCATCATGTCCTCTTTGTGCTATGTTTTGTGTAGCTGTAAGCAACAGCACTTCCCCAACTGTTTTAATGTATGCCTGATTTTCTTGtacttgtttagtgtgttctttgtcaaggagatctgttagtgttgcgtcagttctaacagctctttgataatccctccatgcgatcattgcacacttgtgtcgttcagactttgcatgtagtgaaaaccctgcatttctcatagttgcctttttccagtttgtaaaaccaggtgttgaaacaaaaacggtgtctggggcatttggtgtgctaaaatgtctacatgcatagcaacatgtagagtccgtcattacagaatactcaagccatggatgagtagtgtaccagtttggtctgaagcttcgtcttctgtcccccatcagtgtggttgggaatatcttcaagttcggctgtactggtacgtcatacttagacttgctgatatctgaagaagatggacagtaaacatagggcacaactacaacatttatttactgtatatctgcatgtatttcaaaatgtaggcaaagtatttacttaaaaaaaaaacagagccatattgacacaaaaaagaattaacagcagaaagcagcattttaaggacacccagcaggcctaccattacattgtaattgcattgctttgcaaatagtaagaaccttcctcatcacaaacctgatggtgcagtacttgatccacatggatccacttgctgtccctctggctgttcatctctctgtccctgtatgctttcttcttcatgcttctcaccctcttcttcattctcctcgccctcttcttcattctcctcaccctcttcttcatcctcctcaccctcttcttcatcctcctcaccctctggaatttccctctctttgtcagacccctcactttcatcacatgctggctctccctcttccttaactttctcaaaacctcgatttgtttctctcacttttttgtttgctggggcaaaaaatgactttatgtcccttcctcgtttcatgataactattagaagaagaaaaaacgtaggggcatgcattacattttgttacctaaccatccctccctacttaacactggcagataacctgttgattactttactaaaaatgtatttgttatcgcgatgcaacagccaagacggatgaagttacgtggttaacatcacaacattgtgtagacctagcaaggatagcctactaacatttggatatttgcttctgcttcgatgagtttgcttagatatgattacatttctaaacaaatcgagaccagacatttaaaaacttgatttgatttatgtgtgaggaacaaaaggaacatgtaggctatgtgcaagaacaacaagtcacttatgatattaaatcgtttttcttaccttcgactcctgcaaatcgtagctcctctcgcaaatagtagttgctgagctctcattcaccgaagcagcaccacacgtggcaggcaggcagatggcaggatacagtttttgggtgcgccactctaatttacccgtgtagaacgttgccgtgtagagcgttgcattagttccgcttttggcgctcgcgtgtaaaatagttataaattcataattttttatttggtcagcacgggggggccacaggggtggccagggacatttccagggaggcacgggcctcccccggcctccgtgtaaaaccgccactgCATGGTGGGGCTGTTTTAATTCCAGAGGTCCAGGAGCACTGGTTAAGACTGATGGCATAATGAATTCCACCAAGTATCAGGCAATTTTGGCTGAcaatctggttgcctctgccagaaggctgggacttagccgtaggtggactttccaacaagacaatgacccaaaacatacctcaagATCAACACATAAATGGTTAtgtgacaacaaaatcaatgttctgccatggccatctcagtcactGGACTTCAATCCAATCGAAAATCTGTGGGCTGAGTTGAAGAGGGCAGTTGATAAGCACAAACCCAAGAATGTGAAggatcttgaaaggatctgcatagaggaatggtccaaaatccctccaaatgtgttccttaaccttgtcaaacattacaggaaaagactccatgctgttatccttgccagaggtggttgcactaagtactaaatgaggagtgccaataattatgaaaccttgattttggtgacatttattttggtattttggttggttccattgaaacattaataaagtacagtatttctcacatgttggtattttgagtttatctcaaaaattatattgtttatattttttaaagtattgtttgtgcattgccagtcaggggtgccagtaattttggagcccgCTGTATGTGTGTACACAATAAGTGATGATCAATAGAGTCAATATGAGAGAGAAATGTTAATTTGacatgtatgtttgtgtgttacaGGCTACAGGCTGAGCCCACAAGCCATGAACGGCATCATCAAGAGATTCAGTTCTCAGGGGAAGATCACCTTTGATGACTACGTAGCTTGTTGTGTAAAACTCAGAACCCTGACTGGTGAGTGGACTGTTTTAATCAGTTTGTCCATTATCAGTATGACTGTTGTATGTGTTGTTTTTTATCATTGTTTGACCATTATATCTGTATGTTTGCTACAGATTTGTTCCGGAAGCGGGACCAAGCTGGACAGGGAATGGCCACATTTCCATACGATGATGtaagtctttttttttttcatatccTCTTCCTTTTTGTATGCACTGTAAATCGCCCCGGTTTAAATGTAAAGTATTAtaatctctttctctttctctctctctcgctctcactctctttctcactctcagtTCATCCAGTGCACGATGTGCACATGAAGAGACAGAGCAGATTTTTTTTTGGACTCATACCATAATCTGAAAAATTTAGCATGTTAATTCTTTCCTGACATGTATTTTTGATACTCACAAATCACTTTATTGTTTTGATTGCTTTTATACAAACATGACTAAAACCTAATTGTCACATTCCACATTAATGGTTTTGAAATAGGAAGTTACTATAAAATCATAACATTACCATAGGAAACTGGAATATTAGCAAACTATAACCACTAGGTGTGCCTATAAACCCATGTCACCACTGTATGTTATGTCACTGTTGAAAGTCTTTACTATTCATCATGCTAATCAAGATATCCCAAAGAGTGCCTGGTGCTGTGCAAAATTAACTATAGCTGCGAGAAATCTTCTCTGTATGTGAAAGAGAGTAATAAACGCGCCCATATATGTGTGGAATACACCTCCGATGATGGTTGTTTTCTTATTAGGTCTTGGGGACAGTTCAGGAAAATGTAGTGAGTATTATCAGCATTTCACGCTGTAGGTCCACATACACTCTCCATGGGAAAACCAGAGTAATAGAACAAGGTATGAATCAAGAAAATTCTTGATTTCACTTCTGAGTGATTTTATGGTTTTATAAAGGCGAACTGCACACAAGTTTCAATAACAACATCACTCACTTCTGACCAcgcactccatcactcttttccacttggagagagactgaggaggcTATGACCTGAGCAGGTATAACCTTcactcagtggtggaaaaagtacccaattgtcatacttgagtaaaagtaaagataccttaatataaAATGAtttaagtaaaagtgaaagtcacccagtaaaatactacttgagtaaaagttttaaagtatttggttttaaatatacttaagtataaaaaatacatataattgtgaaaatatacttaagtattaaaagtaaagtGTCAAATTCCTTATTAAGCGAACCAGACTgcatcattttcttgttttttaaatttacggatagccaggggcacgcgccaacattcagacataatttacaaacgaagcatgtgtttagtaagtccgccagatcagaggaagtagggatgaccagggatattctcttgataagtgtgggaattagacaattttcttgtcttgctaagcattcaaaatgtaactaatacttttgggtgtcacggaaaatgtatggagtaaaaagtacagtgaggggaaaaaagtatttgatcccctgctgattttgtacgtttgcccactgacaaagacatgatcagtctataattttaatggtaggtttatttgaacagtgagaaacagaataacaacaacaaaatccagaaaaacgcatgtaaaaaatgttataaattgatttgcattttaatgagggaaataagtatttgaccccctctcaatcagaaagatttctggctcccaggtgtcttttatacaggtaacgagctgagattaggagcacactcttaaagggagtgctcctaatctcagcttgttaccggtataaaagacacctgcccacagaagcaatcaatcaatcaatcagattccaaactctccaccatggccaagaccaaagagctctccaaggatgtcagggacaagattgtagacctacacaaggctggaatgggctacaagaccattgccaagcagcttggtgagaaggtgacaacagttggtgcgattattcgcaaatggaagaaacacaaa is part of the Coregonus clupeaformis isolate EN_2021a chromosome 28, ASM2061545v1, whole genome shotgun sequence genome and harbors:
- the LOC123482137 gene encoding sorcin-like, which gives rise to MSYPGYGAPAGGYPGGYGGAPAGGHPPGGPGFGGYPGQQQDPLYGFFAAVAGQDGHISAEELQQCLTQANFSGGYKPFNLETCRLMINMLDRDMSCTMGFNEFKELWTVLNGWKQHFMSIDRDQSGTVDPQEMHQAVTSMGYRLSPQAMNGIIKRFSSQGKITFDDYVACCVKLRTLTDLFRKRDQAGQGMATFPYDDFIQCTMCT